The DNA segment TCCAGTTTCACCCAGGCCGTATCGGCGGCGCCCTGCCGACTCTCAAGCCCGCCTAGCAGCCGGCGAGAATCCCCCACCTGACCGGTATGACCCGCCTGCCGCGCAGAGCGCTCTCAGGACTTCGGCTGCTGGTGCTGGCCCACCTGACCCTGCACGCCTTTTTCAGTCCGGTCTACGAGGGCCCGGACGAGCCGTTCCATCTGGCCCGGGCGCGTGCGTTCGCGGAGGTCCCATTCGCGGAGGCGCTCGCCGGGGAGGTCGTCGACGCGGACCTCGTGCATTCCCTGCGCGCCTGGCCCTGCGGGCCCGCCATGCACGCGGCCTTCGACTGCCCATCGTTCGGCCGCGAGAAGGCGGCGTTCAACATCGTGGAACCTGCGCGGCGGGCAGGGGGGGACGGCAGCGCCAGCTCCAACTACCAGGCTCATCAGCCGCCCGTCTACTATCTGGCTGCCGCCTCGGTGCTGGGGCTCTTCGCGCCGGCGATCGGAACAGCTCCCGAGTCGCAGATCCTCCTGCTTCGCCTCGCGGCTGTGCTGCTCGTCGGGTGCGTTCTCTGCTTTCCGATCAGAAGGCTCGGCAAAGGGAATGCGCACTTCGAGACCCTCTTGCTGCTGGCTCTGCTGCTGCCTGGGGCCGCGGAGTCGTTGATCCGGGTCAGCAATGATGTCGCCGTTTTCGCCTGGGCGGTCTTGATGGTGGCAGCTCTGAGCCGACGCGACGCAATCAGCACGAAAGAGTTGGCCTTGCTGGCGGCTGTGGGCCCTCTGCTGAAGCTCACGGCGTTCCCAGTCGTCGCCGTGGCCGCGGTTGTCGGCTGGCGGGCGCGCGGCTGGCGGTCCGGTCTCCTCATCGGCGCCTCAGGACTCGCTGTCTTCCCGCTGCAATGGCTGCGCGGCTGGGCCTGGGGCGGGACGCTCGAGGCGAACACGCCGCTCGGCGCGCTGGGATCCTTGTCCGAGATTCTCCTCGGCCTCGTCCACAGCGCGGCGACCTTTCTCAAGACGGCCGTCTGGTTGGGGGGCTGGACCTTCTTCCGTCCCCCGACCTGGGTGTTGGTCGCCATNNNNNNNNNNNNNNNNNNNNNNNNNNNNNNNNNNNNNNNNNNNNNNNNNNNNNNNNNNNNNNNNNNNNNNNNNNNNNNNNNNNNNNNNNNNNNNNNNNNNCGCAGCCAGGGGCCGGGGCTGCGGCCGCCGAGGAGGCGCGCTTCCTCGCACGACGGCAGGGGAAGGTCGTACGAGTTCACCAGCACGCGGAGATCGGCGCCGTCGTCGAGCACCATGTCGATGAGCTCGCGATAGCAGTCTTCGATCTGCTCCAGGCGCCGCGTCAGCCGCTTCTCGACCATCGCCTCCCCGGCCGACATCCCGGCCCGGAACGGCTGCAGAAGGGCTCCCAGATCGGGGCCGAGGAGATCGTTGCCGCCGGCCGAGAAGAGCAGGGCGTCGACTTCGTAGCGATGCAGGATCTCGTTGAGGAAAGCGCGCTCGCCGCCGGCCATCACGCCGAGGATCTCGTCCTGTGTGCGTTCGAGACGCAGCAGCGACCAGTCGCGCTGCGAGGCGGGTTTGCCCTTGCGGTCGGGCGCGTCGCGGCCGGAACGAGGCTCGTCGAGATGGTCGATGACGTTCTTCTCGTGTGGATAGGAAAACCAGGAGTCACCCTGGCTCACCACCACCGGCCAGTCCGGGTGCTCGCGGATCGAGCGGTCGAAATCTCGCTGCCAGGAGCGTCGATAGGCCATCAGAAATGTCCCCCTCTACCTATCTAGTTGCCTGCCCCCCCTCGAAATGTGACAAATATTCGAGAAAAAAGAAAAAAAGCTTCCGGTAAAGGAAAATGCCGCTCGCGGGTCCCCTGTGGCTGAGCGGGGCGGGGCCGCCGGCGGGAGGGAGAAAAGCCCGCCGGAAGAAGGGGTGCCGGGTCAGATGGTCGGGGATTGAAGGAACGCTGCTACTGCCTGCCGGAACTCGTCCGTCCACACGTGACCGCCGGCAAAGGTCAGGGCTTTCGGGTGGATACCCTTTGCTTGCAACAGTTGCACGTCCGCGCTGAGCTTGTTCTGGTCGTACCACTCATCCTGGTCGCCGTGCGCGATCAGGACCCTCTCGGGGAATGGGCCGTCGTGGCGCGCAAGCTCCGGCGGGATGTCTCCGGCCAGGGCGACGACAACGGGCGGCGGGGCGCCGCCGTGGCCGGCGAGGAGCGCCGCACGCCAGGCCATCGAGGCGCCCTGGGAGAAGCCGAGGAAGGCGAGCGGCACGGTCCAGCCGATCTCGGGTCGGACGGCGTCCAGGATTCTCCTCACGTAGGCGACATTGTCTGCAATCGCCTCCTCACGCAGCTCGCGGGTCATCCAGCCGCGCAGCACCTCGCCGGTCGAACCGGCGTAGAAGGCGTGCAGCGCGTCGACGGCCAGCAGCGCCCAGCTCTGCGCGCCGGGGATGCGCTCGAGCTCGGCCAAGTGG comes from the Thermoanaerobaculia bacterium genome and includes:
- a CDS encoding phospholipase, which translates into the protein MAELERIPGAQSWALLAVDALHAFYAGSTGEVLRGWMTRELREEAIADNVAYVRRILDAVRPEIGWTVPLAFLGFSQGASMAWRAALLAGHGGAPPPVVVALAGDIPPELARHDGPFPERVLIAHGDQDEWYDQNKLSADVQLLQAKGIHPKALTFAGGHVWTDEFRQAVAAFLQSPTI
- a CDS encoding DUF2142 domain-containing protein, with translation MTRLPRRALSGLRLLVLAHLTLHAFFSPVYEGPDEPFHLARARAFAEVPFAEALAGEVVDADLVHSLRAWPCGPAMHAAFDCPSFGREKAAFNIVEPARRAGGDGSASSNYQAHQPPVYYLAAASVLGLFAPAIGTAPESQILLLRLAAVLLVGCVLCFPIRRLGKGNAHFETLLLLALLLPGAAESLIRVSNDVAVFAWAVLMVAALSRRDAISTKELALLAAVGPLLKLTAFPVVAVAAVVGWRARGWRSGLLIGASGLAVFPLQWLRGWAWGGTLEANTPLGALGSLSEILLGLVHSAATFLKTAVWLGGWTFFRPPTWVLVA